In the genome of Streptomyces lydicus, the window CGCCGTCTGGCGGCGCCCCTGGGCGTCCTGGCCGCCGCCACCGCCGCCTTCGCCTGCCTCGGCGTCGTCGACCCGAACGAACCCGGGCACTACCCGGTGTGCCCGCTGCTGCACCTCACCGGCCTCCTCTGCCCGGCCTGCGGCGGCCTGCGCAGCGCCCATGCCGTCGCCCACGGCGATCTCGTGGCGGCGCTGGGCGCCAACGCCCTCGCGGTGGCCGGGTACGCCGCCTGTGCGGTCCTCTGGGCCCGCTGGCTGGGCCGTGCGGTGCGCGGACGCCGTACGCCGGGCCCGCGGCC includes:
- a CDS encoding DUF2752 domain-containing protein, with protein sequence MSEPAARPRPEARLPGGLPRRLAAPLGVLAAATAAFACLGVVDPNEPGHYPVCPLLHLTGLLCPACGGLRSAHAVAHGDLVAALGANALAVAGYAACAVLWARWLGRAVRGRRTPGPRPRAVHWWALGGLLLVFTVVRNLPFGSGLAP